A genomic window from Lotus japonicus ecotype B-129 chromosome 1, LjGifu_v1.2 includes:
- the LOC130729730 gene encoding uncharacterized protein LOC130729730 has translation MEHVSHLANLYYLDLCGLSSITHMGIKSVAMGCKRLTVLSLKHCNNIDDSGFSFLAFCARTLRKINLSYCDKLSDKGLLDLMSNLKHLQHIKLVQVRGVSFTGLKNLLIVCCGQPKKVQMGQDLNRSKEWKAQLDDDRKRKLREGGFKRNRCDDDDVSDEYNI, from the exons ATGGAGCATGTCAGCCATCTAGCCAATTTATATTATCTAGATTTGTGTGGCCTTTCAAGTATCACACACATGGGCATCAAATCAGTTGCAATGGGGTGCAAGAGGTTGACTGTTTTAAGCTTGAAGCATTGTAATAATATTGATGATTCAGGCTTCTCTTTCCTGGCTTTTTGTGCACGAACCCTGCGGAAG ATAAATTTGAGCTACTGTGACAAGCTGTCAGACAAGGGGCTATTGGATCTTATGAGCAACCTGAAACACCTCCAGCACATCAAGTTGGTGCAAGTTCGTGGTGTCTCTTTCACAGGTTTGAAGAATTTACTTATAGTTTGCTGCGGACAGCCTAAGAAGGTTCAAATGGGACAGGACCTCAACCGATCCAAAGAATGGAAGGCTCAACTTGACGATGATCGCAAACGGAAACTTAGAGAAGGAGGGTTCAAACGGAATAggtgtgatgatgatgatgttagtGATGAATATAATATTTAG